Proteins co-encoded in one Epinephelus moara isolate mb chromosome 13, YSFRI_EMoa_1.0, whole genome shotgun sequence genomic window:
- the tom1l2 gene encoding TOM1-like protein 2 isoform X1 yields the protein MEFLLGNPYSTPVGHCIERATDGSLQSEDWTLNMEICDIINETEDGPKDAIRAVKKRLNGNRNYREVMLALTVLETCVKNCGHRFHALVTSRDFVDGVLVKIISPKNNPPTIVQDKVLALIQAWADAFRSSPDLTGVVQIYEELKRKGIEFPMSDLETLSPIHTPQRLASAPEGDSTLHKFSTTTQPTPQAVPPAYTSPQVPNIHASGSINPTPEQICRLRSELDIVRGNTKVMSEMLTEMVPGQEDASDYELLQELNRTCRAMQQRIVELISCVSNESVTEELLHVNDDLNNIFLRYERYERFRSGRSSAQSVNNGCLSSTLFQQVLSEATEDNLIDLGPGSPAVVSNMPNAAPTSLPPTITAPAGRPSSPATLASRLAGLDMGADSVSSTLSSLPTCKPAPGQDDFDVFAQTRTGALPEPRKTTTAEGSNASDGHPPTLDVQQPTAGAGVGGQSSVMDDIEEWLCTDVKGDEGEEGVTSEEFDKFLEERAKAAEMVPSLPSPPSGEPGAAPGTPSRKKPDRPEDALFAV from the exons ATGGAGTTCCTTTTGGGAAATCCTTACAGTACGCCAGTGGGGCATTGCATTG AGAGAGCCACTGATGGCTCCCTGCAAAGTGAAGACTGGACCCTCAACATGGAAATATGTGACATCATCAATGAAACAGAGGATGG gccaAAGGATGCTATTAGAGCAGTGAAGAAGAGGCTGAATGGGAACAGGAACTATAGGGAAGTGATGCTGGCTTTAACG GTTCTAGAGACGTGTGTGAAGAACTGCGGCCACCGTTTTCATGCTTTGGTCACTAGCAGGGACTTTGTTGATGGCGTGCTCGTTAAAATCATCTCCCCTAAAAACAACCCGCCTACAATTGTTCAAGATAAAGTTCTAGCCCTGATTCAG GCGTGGGCTGATGCATTCAGGAGCAGTCCAGACCTCACAGGCGTGGTCCAAATCTATGAGGAGCTAAAGAGGAAAGGCATCGAGTTCCCCATGTCAGACCTGGAAACCTTGTCCCCTATACACACACCTCAGCGG TTGGCATCTGCTCCAGAGGGCGACTCCACCCTACATAAGTTCAGCACCACTACTCAGCCCACACCACAGGCTGTCCCACCAGCCTACACCAGCCCTCAGGTCCCCAATATTCATGCCTCTGGATCCATCAATCCTACACCTGAACAG ATTTGCCGGCTGCGCAGCGAGTTGGACATTGTTCGTGGAAACACTAAAGTGATGTCAGAGATGTTGACTGAGATGGTCCCAGGACAGGAGGACGCCTCAGACTATGAGTTATTACAG GAGCTGAACAGGACTTGTAGAGCCATGCAGCAGAGGATAGTAGAGCTCATCTCCTGTGTTTCCAATGAGTCAGTGACCGAGGAGCTGCTGCATGTCAACGATGACCTCAATAACATTTTCCTACGCTACGAAAG GTATGAGAGGTTTAGGTCTGGGAGGTCCTCAGCTCAGAGTGTCAACAATGGG TGTCTCTCATCAACTCTTTTTCAACAGGTCCTGAGTGAGGCCACAGAGGACAACCTCATAGACCTCGGCCCAGGCTCCCCAGCGGTGGTCAGCAACATGCCGAACGCAGCCCCAACCAGCTTGCCTCCCACCATCACAGCCCCAGCAGGAAGGCCCTCCTCCCCGGCCACCTTGGCATCCCGCTTGGCTGGCCTTG ACATGGGCGCTGACAGTGTGAGCAGCACCTTGAGCTCTCTGCCTACCTGTAAACCTGCTCCTGGCCAGGACGACTTTGATGTGTTTGCTCAGACCAGGACTGGAGCACTGCCTGAACCACGCAAGAC CACTACAGCAGAAGGCAGCAATGCCTCCGACGGCCATCCTCCCACTCTGGATGTCCAACAGCCGACTGCAGGAGCG GGTGTCGGAGGCCAGTCCTCTGTTATGGATGACATAGAGGAGTGGCTGTGTACCGATGTG AAAGGAGATGAAGGTGAAGAAGGCGTGACAAGTGAGG AGTTCGACAAGTTCCTCGAAGAGAGAGCCAAAGCTGCAGAGATGGTCCCCAGCCTACCGTCGCCCCCGAGCGGTGAGCCGGGAGCGGCGCCGGGAACCCCCAGCCGCAAGAAGCCAGACAGGCCGGAGGACGCTTTGTTCGCCGTGTAG
- the tom1l2 gene encoding TOM1-like protein 2 isoform X2 codes for MEFLLGNPYSTPVGHCIERATDGSLQSEDWTLNMEICDIINETEDGPKDAIRAVKKRLNGNRNYREVMLALTVLETCVKNCGHRFHALVTSRDFVDGVLVKIISPKNNPPTIVQDKVLALIQAWADAFRSSPDLTGVVQIYEELKRKGIEFPMSDLETLSPIHTPQRLASAPEGDSTLHKFSTTTQPTPQAVPPAYTSPQVPNIHASGSINPTPEQICRLRSELDIVRGNTKVMSEMLTEMVPGQEDASDYELLQELNRTCRAMQQRIVELISCVSNESVTEELLHVNDDLNNIFLRYERYERFRSGRSSAQSVNNGVLSEATEDNLIDLGPGSPAVVSNMPNAAPTSLPPTITAPAGRPSSPATLASRLAGLDMGADSVSSTLSSLPTCKPAPGQDDFDVFAQTRTGALPEPRKTTTAEGSNASDGHPPTLDVQQPTAGAGVGGQSSVMDDIEEWLCTDVKGDEGEEGVTSEEFDKFLEERAKAAEMVPSLPSPPSGEPGAAPGTPSRKKPDRPEDALFAV; via the exons ATGGAGTTCCTTTTGGGAAATCCTTACAGTACGCCAGTGGGGCATTGCATTG AGAGAGCCACTGATGGCTCCCTGCAAAGTGAAGACTGGACCCTCAACATGGAAATATGTGACATCATCAATGAAACAGAGGATGG gccaAAGGATGCTATTAGAGCAGTGAAGAAGAGGCTGAATGGGAACAGGAACTATAGGGAAGTGATGCTGGCTTTAACG GTTCTAGAGACGTGTGTGAAGAACTGCGGCCACCGTTTTCATGCTTTGGTCACTAGCAGGGACTTTGTTGATGGCGTGCTCGTTAAAATCATCTCCCCTAAAAACAACCCGCCTACAATTGTTCAAGATAAAGTTCTAGCCCTGATTCAG GCGTGGGCTGATGCATTCAGGAGCAGTCCAGACCTCACAGGCGTGGTCCAAATCTATGAGGAGCTAAAGAGGAAAGGCATCGAGTTCCCCATGTCAGACCTGGAAACCTTGTCCCCTATACACACACCTCAGCGG TTGGCATCTGCTCCAGAGGGCGACTCCACCCTACATAAGTTCAGCACCACTACTCAGCCCACACCACAGGCTGTCCCACCAGCCTACACCAGCCCTCAGGTCCCCAATATTCATGCCTCTGGATCCATCAATCCTACACCTGAACAG ATTTGCCGGCTGCGCAGCGAGTTGGACATTGTTCGTGGAAACACTAAAGTGATGTCAGAGATGTTGACTGAGATGGTCCCAGGACAGGAGGACGCCTCAGACTATGAGTTATTACAG GAGCTGAACAGGACTTGTAGAGCCATGCAGCAGAGGATAGTAGAGCTCATCTCCTGTGTTTCCAATGAGTCAGTGACCGAGGAGCTGCTGCATGTCAACGATGACCTCAATAACATTTTCCTACGCTACGAAAG GTATGAGAGGTTTAGGTCTGGGAGGTCCTCAGCTCAGAGTGTCAACAATGGG GTCCTGAGTGAGGCCACAGAGGACAACCTCATAGACCTCGGCCCAGGCTCCCCAGCGGTGGTCAGCAACATGCCGAACGCAGCCCCAACCAGCTTGCCTCCCACCATCACAGCCCCAGCAGGAAGGCCCTCCTCCCCGGCCACCTTGGCATCCCGCTTGGCTGGCCTTG ACATGGGCGCTGACAGTGTGAGCAGCACCTTGAGCTCTCTGCCTACCTGTAAACCTGCTCCTGGCCAGGACGACTTTGATGTGTTTGCTCAGACCAGGACTGGAGCACTGCCTGAACCACGCAAGAC CACTACAGCAGAAGGCAGCAATGCCTCCGACGGCCATCCTCCCACTCTGGATGTCCAACAGCCGACTGCAGGAGCG GGTGTCGGAGGCCAGTCCTCTGTTATGGATGACATAGAGGAGTGGCTGTGTACCGATGTG AAAGGAGATGAAGGTGAAGAAGGCGTGACAAGTGAGG AGTTCGACAAGTTCCTCGAAGAGAGAGCCAAAGCTGCAGAGATGGTCCCCAGCCTACCGTCGCCCCCGAGCGGTGAGCCGGGAGCGGCGCCGGGAACCCCCAGCCGCAAGAAGCCAGACAGGCCGGAGGACGCTTTGTTCGCCGTGTAG
- the tom1l2 gene encoding TOM1-like protein 2 isoform X3, translating into MEFLLGNPYSTPVGHCIERATDGSLQSEDWTLNMEICDIINETEDGPKDAIRAVKKRLNGNRNYREVMLALTVLETCVKNCGHRFHALVTSRDFVDGVLVKIISPKNNPPTIVQDKVLALIQAWADAFRSSPDLTGVVQIYEELKRKGIEFPMSDLETLSPIHTPQRLASAPEGDSTLHKFSTTTQPTPQAVPPAYTSPQVPNIHASGSINPTPEQICRLRSELDIVRGNTKVMSEMLTEMVPGQEDASDYELLQELNRTCRAMQQRIVELISCVSNESVTEELLHVNDDLNNIFLRYERYERFRSGRSSAQSVNNGCLSSTLFQQVLSEATEDNLIDLGPGSPAVVSNMPNAAPTSLPPTITAPAGRPSSPATLASRLAGLDMGADSVSSTLSSLPTCKPAPGQDDFDVFAQTRTGALPEPRKTTTAEGSNASDGHPPTLDVQQPTAGAKGDEGEEGVTSEEFDKFLEERAKAAEMVPSLPSPPSGEPGAAPGTPSRKKPDRPEDALFAV; encoded by the exons ATGGAGTTCCTTTTGGGAAATCCTTACAGTACGCCAGTGGGGCATTGCATTG AGAGAGCCACTGATGGCTCCCTGCAAAGTGAAGACTGGACCCTCAACATGGAAATATGTGACATCATCAATGAAACAGAGGATGG gccaAAGGATGCTATTAGAGCAGTGAAGAAGAGGCTGAATGGGAACAGGAACTATAGGGAAGTGATGCTGGCTTTAACG GTTCTAGAGACGTGTGTGAAGAACTGCGGCCACCGTTTTCATGCTTTGGTCACTAGCAGGGACTTTGTTGATGGCGTGCTCGTTAAAATCATCTCCCCTAAAAACAACCCGCCTACAATTGTTCAAGATAAAGTTCTAGCCCTGATTCAG GCGTGGGCTGATGCATTCAGGAGCAGTCCAGACCTCACAGGCGTGGTCCAAATCTATGAGGAGCTAAAGAGGAAAGGCATCGAGTTCCCCATGTCAGACCTGGAAACCTTGTCCCCTATACACACACCTCAGCGG TTGGCATCTGCTCCAGAGGGCGACTCCACCCTACATAAGTTCAGCACCACTACTCAGCCCACACCACAGGCTGTCCCACCAGCCTACACCAGCCCTCAGGTCCCCAATATTCATGCCTCTGGATCCATCAATCCTACACCTGAACAG ATTTGCCGGCTGCGCAGCGAGTTGGACATTGTTCGTGGAAACACTAAAGTGATGTCAGAGATGTTGACTGAGATGGTCCCAGGACAGGAGGACGCCTCAGACTATGAGTTATTACAG GAGCTGAACAGGACTTGTAGAGCCATGCAGCAGAGGATAGTAGAGCTCATCTCCTGTGTTTCCAATGAGTCAGTGACCGAGGAGCTGCTGCATGTCAACGATGACCTCAATAACATTTTCCTACGCTACGAAAG GTATGAGAGGTTTAGGTCTGGGAGGTCCTCAGCTCAGAGTGTCAACAATGGG TGTCTCTCATCAACTCTTTTTCAACAGGTCCTGAGTGAGGCCACAGAGGACAACCTCATAGACCTCGGCCCAGGCTCCCCAGCGGTGGTCAGCAACATGCCGAACGCAGCCCCAACCAGCTTGCCTCCCACCATCACAGCCCCAGCAGGAAGGCCCTCCTCCCCGGCCACCTTGGCATCCCGCTTGGCTGGCCTTG ACATGGGCGCTGACAGTGTGAGCAGCACCTTGAGCTCTCTGCCTACCTGTAAACCTGCTCCTGGCCAGGACGACTTTGATGTGTTTGCTCAGACCAGGACTGGAGCACTGCCTGAACCACGCAAGAC CACTACAGCAGAAGGCAGCAATGCCTCCGACGGCCATCCTCCCACTCTGGATGTCCAACAGCCGACTGCAGGAGCG AAAGGAGATGAAGGTGAAGAAGGCGTGACAAGTGAGG AGTTCGACAAGTTCCTCGAAGAGAGAGCCAAAGCTGCAGAGATGGTCCCCAGCCTACCGTCGCCCCCGAGCGGTGAGCCGGGAGCGGCGCCGGGAACCCCCAGCCGCAAGAAGCCAGACAGGCCGGAGGACGCTTTGTTCGCCGTGTAG
- the atpaf2 gene encoding ATP synthase mitochondrial F1 complex assembly factor 2, with amino-acid sequence MFRSLVRLQSQIGNILSPSKVCHRSQHFPFALKYSTATAERKRFYQDVSISQGEGGVYEINLDRRKLKTPGGKLFTAPNEALAIAVATEWDAQRDTLKFYTMHLTTLCNTALDNPTQRNKDQMINAALKFLETDTVCYRVDEPLGLVELQKNEWDPVLHWIENRYNVTIGSSSSILGPDIPQTTKDTFQQHLNSYNFWSLTGLEYVITQLKSVVLSMGLIDRHLSVEQAVLLSRLEEEYQIQRWGNVEWAHDYDMYELRARTAAGALFVHLSSESSTVKRKLLQD; translated from the exons ATGTTTAGGAGCCTTGTTAGACTTCAAAGTCAGATTGGGAATATCCTCTCTCCCAGTAAAGTATGCCACAGGAGTCAGCACTTTCCATTTGCTTTGAAATACTCAACAGCTACAGCAG AGAGAAAAAGATTTTATCAAGATGTCAGTATATCCCAAGGTGAAG GTGGTGTATATGAGATAAACCTGGACAGACGGAAACTGAAAACCCCTGGAGGGAAGCTGTTCACAGCACCAAATGAAGCACTGGCCATCGCTGTGGCAACCGAGTGGGATGCTCAGAGGGACACACTCAAGTTCTATACCATGCACCTG ACTACACTGTGCAACACAGCTCTGGACAATCCCACCCAGCGTAACAAGGACCAAATGATCAATGCAGCCCTCAAGTTCCTGGAGACTGATACTGTCTG TTACAGAGTAGATGAGCCTCTTGGTTTGGTTGAGCTACAGAAGAATGAGTGGGATCCTGTGCTGCACTGGATTGAAAACAG ATATAATGTCACTATTGGCTCTTCGTCCAGTATTTTGGGTCCTGATATCCCACAGACAACCAAAGACACCTTCCAGCAGCACCTGAACTCTTATAACTTCTGGTCTCTGACAG GGCTCGAATATGTGATCACCCAGCTTAAGTCTGTTGTGCTGTCGATGGGGCTGATTGACAGACATCTGAGTGTGGAACAGGCTGTGCTGCTCTCCAGACTGGAGGAGGAATACCAG ATTCAGCGTTGGGGAAACGTGGAGTGGGCCCATGACTACGACATGTATGAGCTGAGGGCAAGAACTGCTGCCGGAGCTCTTTTTGTTCACCTCTCATCTGAGAGTTCAACTGTAAAACGCAAACTTCTGCAGGACTGA